CGGCGCAGCAGCTCCAGCACGGCGGGGGCGCCGGCGCGCGTCGCGGCCACGTGCGCCGCGGTGCGCCCGAAGTGGTCGGCGCGCTGGCGGAAGCCGGCGAGGCGCACCAGCGCCGCCGCCGTCTGCTCGTCGTCGGCGAGCAGCGCCCACGTGAGCGCGTCGCGGCCCGCGGCGTCGGGCGCCCACGCGGGGCAGCCCGCCCCCAGCAGCCGCGCCGCCGCCCCCGGCATGCCGGCGCGCGCCGCCCAGTGCAGCGGCGTCAGCCCCGCCGCGTCGGCCGCCGGCTCCAGGCAGCACGGCGCCTCCAGCAGCAGAGCCGCCGTGGACTCGTTGCGCGCCTCCAGCGCCCGCATCAGCGGCGTCATGCCTCTCCCGTCACGGGGCCACCTGGGTGCAGACGCGGGcgattaaggggacattgtacgtgaaattcgttgaaacttgacattttctgttttctactccataatgtactttggactttcctgaacattttggttctgagtgtgtgggttttatttttatCAAGTTGCGCAAttgattgatccaacaagtacccttggctcctgcaagaaagtttccacctcacactactacggaagtcagacagatgctcctaatgtaccaacaagaactgcttgtaaaacattcagcaacaaatatcttctggagtcgtccgctgtaaggaaaagacacacaaatattctatatattcttacgtaactagtgggatacttgggcactggagtattgctagttagtgcaagaaaaacattaaacgaacgaaaaataattacaaaaaattgtaagaaatcaagtgaaactttctcataaaataataaattttccggATTCTTTTccgaacagtagattgcctcttatggataggaatgctattaatttacaaagtatggaaaggttcttttctcctttttctttaagaatgttatttactcggcagaatggctgaaagCCCTGCCTACACAActttaataacttttctaggtacagtcaaggctgtcgtgtgagaaatttagtggagtgtactgttagggaagacagatggggctcgcacacacactgtagaacacaataccgtgagctgcgacaacTGCTGCCTGTGgctgtcatgttgtgtacgccagcctcgacttttacaTCCTCATCGCACACTTGCTATTTACTTATTTGATTTGCGTATCTCCTACAtggattcatacaaaattgactcccttatcgagtttggggtcgaatgaagcgtctttatgttcagaatacgattgtgaggacggaatatgtaagaaatgaaggtcaggaggccACACCACCTTACATGGTATATAattcattaaaatcagacaattgtgagactttcaaataatatttggaatgttgacgtgtgactgtcaaatttcgcggctacacatgctgccacagttgagcagtcatctTGGGAACTACAGTGTCTAGAATTGACTTTGCTTTGCtctgttttgtgcctactgctgcaTCTCAGAAGCTGGTATTACGAATAAACCTGAAAACCAAGCCGGTAACAAAACTGATGGCAAGCCAATAAAATGTCCTGGAAGACTAACAAAGTAATTGGTGAATAACAGGAATGTGGGAACGCCATTAGAAATAACAATTTAGAGGTgacgaaaagagctgtgtggagcactttctttcatcgaatattaacagatgaaaagccatgtcatgctttgtgtccacctccagcaaacagtgtaaatataggcaagatgaattttctggcaccctgcacgAGTTTACACAGACATTCTCtttctttggcagtaatggaggcaatcctATTTACAgatatttggcaaatcctgagctactaaagaagtgtttacatgggaagacccagaatgtgagtccttcaataatgtctGGTGCTGTGTCCCTGAGAGTATTTCTTGGCCTTATGGCTCTGAAGTTAGCagcgtctgatgctgtaataacttaatGGTGGGATCTGAAAGACATAAGGTTCTGGAGAAGATAGGGGAAAGATTTGGACAGACCAAAActgaaggactgcgggaactggacgagcttcgtgtatgtgaagcagagttagctgctcagcaaatgacaaaagaagcaagaaaaaagGAGGTggaaagcactgggctgttgtgacactgaagagagactatgggccagggcaattctagtgcataaaagacacgGAAatttaagtctgtataagaattagtaataaagttttaaacctcaatagctctgaactacattttttgcaataaaagaCCCGTTTTCTAATAAGTActaatggtagagacatgaaattttcacagcgtgCCAAAtgagagattcaacacatatggaactaaaataattaaaatatccggagttgttttgtttttatgtttatttacaaaattctgtcaaaaaattaagTGAACGAaggtaacatgccccacaatacaattttagtaataattctagttcagtctatCTAGAAAGGAGCATTCgataattatggaaaattataAGTTGGTATCTTAAAAAGttcccaagataatgggtcacaaaattcgataatataACATTGGTGGTGTAGGACATACAACGGCCCCTTAGCTGCAGTTGGCAGCAGTTCCTCTATCAAAATACAGGGGTTAGACAAAAATGTGGACACAGCAAAAAATACACTAACATATTACTATCTTTATGACGTTTCTCTTcaagccatatacgttatctcgcatttataGTTGCTTCTCTtacataaataatgataaaaattcagaaactcAGGGtcaccaccagcccaagcccttcctaaccatttagagaaagactgagctggaaaattattagtttaattattttaagaatttaattacaagtatgtaaatttctttaagtagccagataaatagcacttcATTTTGTGCATGAAGCAACTTCATTAATTCAGGATCGGAAATCTGAGTAAGTGGGtaggatcaacaccacagaatttatctttgacATGTTGGGATGATAGAGAGAAGCTTTGGAAGACATAGGAATGAAAGTAGTAAGAAACTAACTACATGTACCTAGGAGAATATGCAGAGGAAAGAATCGACTGATGGACAAAACTtatctctttaaagtcagtactgccattagaattattttcactgttagatttacacttacacaatcatgtaaGAAGACagaaacaggcaaattccatatttctagatttccggaaagcgttcgacacagtaccccactgcagactaaacgaaggcacgagcatacggaatatgttCCCAGATGTATGACTGCCTCGAAGACAAGGTATAAATAATGGAAGAGGCCAAGCGACCGCCCACCGCCGGCGCCTACCTGGGCGGCCCGAGGCGCAGCAGGTGCTCCACGATGTCCGGCGCGCCGTTGGCGGCCGCCCAGTGCAGCTCCGTGCTGCCGGTGTCGTCGACGCGCGGCGTGTAGGCCGCCGCGGGCAGCAGCATCCGCGCCGCCTCCAGCCGCGACCGCCGCAGCGCGCAGTGCAGCGCCGTGCGGCCGAGCGCGTCCGCGGCGCCTGCAGCGTCGGCCGCCCCGCGCGCCgacagcagcagcctcagcgcgCCGGTGGCGCCCGCGGCCGCAGCCACGTGCAGCACCGTCTGCCCCGCCGCGTCGGTGGCCGCGGCGTCTGCCCCGGCGCCCAGTAGGGCGCCGCACTGCGCCGCGTCGTCCCACCTGGCCGCCTTCATCAGCGGCGTCTGGCCGTCCAGGTCGCGGCAGTCGACCTGGGCGCCCGCCTCCAGCAGCAGCCGGGTAGCGGACAACTTGCGCGTCACCGCCGCGTAGTGCAGCGCCGTGAAGCCGTTCCTGTCTACTGCTTCTAGGTCCAGCCCCGTGGCACAGCGCCTGCCTAGGACTAGCAGGCTCCTGAGGATAGCCTCGTCGCCCACGCCGACCGCCCAGTGGAGGGAGGTTTTGCCGCCGGCGCCACGGTAGTTCGGGCCGTACTCTGACTCCGCGAACCGGCGAATCGTCTTGCGGTCGTCGACAGCCGCGGCAGCTATGAGCGGGGGTGCGTGCTGCGCCATCCCTGCCGGGACAGCCTCCATCAGCGAAGCAATAGCTGCCTCCACTTTCGCCTCTGTGGCATCCAGAGCCCCACAGTCCGAGGGAAATGGTAGTGGCTCCTCGCACTCTAACATCATCGCCACAGTAAGCGTGCTGCCGCTGTAACATTGCGGTCGCACCCATCATTTATACAAACTAATTTTTATTTGAGAAACCAAAAATCCCGAATTCATTCAGAACTGGATATTCTCCAGGCTATACAATCTAAATCGTGCCTGTTGTTCCTTAACACCTGCAGTTCTtccaatttctgaatttttacgatTTTGTACACTGCTGGAGCAGCAACCAtagaatggttggttggttcaggGTATAAAGGGGCCAAACTACAGAGTTGTCGCTCACTTTTTCCTgacgcaagcaaggctcaaggtacaaaaaacccaacaccacacctaaaaagGAAAGCAATGGAATATACAAAAAACAGGGAAACATAcatcacaaggaaaagtagaagtatGAAAAACAGAGTGGATCATCTGGGCTGGCTCATCACAAtaataaaaggatgagccagccactctgcaacacattaaaatgtccaccccagaAAGAGAAtgcgagatgaacacatgtagggaaaagaccaCAATCTTTCCATTTTAAGTCTGCAGCTTTTTGAGCCTATTGTAACTCAAagtcaagagaggaggaggaggaggagattaatgtttaacgtcccgtcgacaacgaggtcattagagacggagcacaagctcgggtgggggaaggatggggaaggaaatcggccgtgcccttttaaaggaaccatcccagcatttgcctgaagcgatttagggaaatcacggaaaacctaaatcaggatggccggagacgggattgaaccgtcgtcctcccgaatgcgagtccagtgtgctaaccactgcgccacctcgctcggtcaaagtcAAGAGAATAATGGGCATGAAAGATTTGTGTTGATGAGTGCTGATGAACAGAGTGTTACCATTATCAACACTGTAGAATATTGCAAGAAAATGAAACAAGTATTTGCTGATCCTGTGTACCGCTGATGAACAGAATCATTCAtaacacgaaaaaaaaagaaaaaactgactCCAATATGGATAGCTTTATCACCAACAATCCAAAGCGATGTACACCTGTTTCATCCAGAATGTATTGCCTACACGAGATACATAAAGTGAGTCCATTGATACAGATAGTGAAAGGAATTAACACTAATTTATACTGAGTGGCAAAATGGGTGGAACAGTTATCTACATATATTGTTGGCGGCAGTATTGCGTAAATAGGGTATAAAAGAGCTATCATTCgttctcaggtgatttatgtggaaaggtttctgacatgagcttggccgcacgacggaaatttacAGACTTTCAACACAGAACGGCAGTCTGAACTAGGTGTGGGAGATtctatttctgaaatcgttagggaattcaatattccgggagccagagtgtgccaagaacaccaGATTTCAGCCATTACATCTCCCCatagacaatgcagtggctgaagttgtcagtggtaacaaaaGCAGCACTGCGTGAGAATCACAGAAAACAATGCtgaacgtgcgacgaacgtattcaTTACGACAGTGTGTCGAAATTTGACGTTACTGGGCCTTGGCAGCAGAAGACTGACGTGTGTGCCTTTGTTGTAGGGCGTAAAAACTagggtcacacacacccatgtcagaaCCGTAGACCAAGGgaaagttaaaaacgactacacgttaatcccagtcgatggaaggaaagacagctaaaaacaggaacgtggagaaaggtctataaaatacgccatagagaaactgAGCCCCTGGACTAAAGGTTAAATGTCCTTCGCTATATTGCTAAGTCGGATAAAAAGTGAAATGTCGACATCCCACACACTGTTAGCTAAAACAGTCGATGACTCACATGGCAAACGTAAGTGGTTAATAAAGGGCATTCTATCAGGAAATGGCGCACTGTCAAAGGTTGAACTCAGTGaccacaaagtggtgggggaacaCCActgaacaaatggcgatggctaagaagacagtgcacaatacgcaacctagttaagATCGTATCATGGCAAGAGGGCCTGGAGGAGGTCATCCAAGCCGTTGGGAGAGGCTTAACAACTCAACTTGTTACcaggaagggaggaccagtggtgatgccaaagtgacaccatctcCGGACACTCAGCGACACAGATTGTAGGAGGGAGTGTAAGAAGTAGAAGGCCaaggtaagaggactgcagccttggtaggAGAGTCAGCAGCATTTATGCCAGTCAGATGAACGTGACTAGGAACCTACATAGTCATCACATTGGCTTCaaaagtgagcaagtgacagcatTCTTGGACCTGTTACactaaggttggttggtttaaaagagggggcaaGGGACCAAATtgtgacatcatcagtccccttgttcccagtaaaataattacacaagggaaagaaaagaaagacttacagtataacaggagaaaggaagaaccaggaGAAagtcagaaggacaaccaacaatactatggacaaaaaaggaaaagaaaaccacagaaacaagAAAGAgatagaaggggtaaaaacaagagagcagattaccgtggctggccgaccacgagaatgaaaaggaaaagccagccactctgcgacacattaagaCATCCACCCTAAAGGCGTtacagtggagaacacaaagggacaaaggacatccgTGAAAACATATAGAATGAAAAACCCACCATCACATAAATGTGAAACTAAACTAGCCAATGAGGcctcagctaaaattaatggcaacgagtccagtaactgaagagATTGTCACAGGGCAGACAAATACGAACAGCTCAAGATATGGACCACTGTCAGCAGGCCACCGCACCAACAATGAGGTGGGTGATCACGGCGCAGTAGGTAGCCATGTGTCACCCCAATATGGTCAATGTGAAGCCGACAGAACCACACAGACCCCCTATGAGAGGCTCACATGGTGGtccttccacacattcgtagtctccttaatggcatacgGTTTGCTGTtcgtactgaggttatgccattccatctcccaaagcaacAAAACCTTGCAGTGTAGTACTGAACACAGGtgaggtcagttgcagagaagcagaTCTCTGTGTAGCATGTttggtcagcaagttcattgcctgggatcccGACGTGACctgaggtccacacaaacacctctgaacgactggaccgttccatgGCATAGATTGACTCCTAGATGGACGATACCAAAGAATGATGAGGGtaccactggtcgatagcttgtaggctgctcaagcagtcagtacacagaagaaacgacttccCAGGGTATGAATGGAAATGCTCAAGAGCATAAGATATAGacaccagcttggcagtgaaaacactgcagccattgggcaagcaatgctgttcaatatgtcctccatagaCATATGGGCTGCCTACTtgagcatcagccatcgagccattggtATAAACTACTTAGTGGccttggtacatgtcaagaatctagaggaagtggcagtggagagCTGCAGgtttaacagagtccttagggccatgtgaaagcgCCAGGTGAAGTTGCGGCCAAGGtgtgcaccatggaggtgtatgtgaatggacctctaGTACAggcggtaaaggcaaggactccagttcggaaagaagagATCAGaaacgaactgcaattggaagccttgACCTGAAACTCCGATGGGGGATACGaactgccatgggtgggaaaaggagacagtgattcggatgctcaggagaactacaaacgtgtGCAATAAAACTGGCCAGCAGTTttgcatgcctaacctgcaatggagcgaCTCCAGCCTCCACAAGGACACTgttcaccagactcgtcctaaaagctcctgtcacaagGCGAACGCCACAGTCATGCactggattgaacaagggctctgtagagctgcagcagcttagAGCTATCTTCGCCCCAGTATGgtattgctcaggcagcagagggcagtgAGATGCTGTCAACACTTCCGCTTCAGCGGACAGTGGGGAAGGCAAGTCAATTGgtcatcgaaaaccagtcctaagaatcgatatgcctTCACTACAGTGAGTGAATCGTTACTAAGGTAAAGtcctggttctggatgaacagtacgaTGACTAAGAGCGTAATAACGACTTTGCGGCCGGAAACTGGAATCTGTGGGCTAGAGCCTATggctgtgccttgtggatggctccctgtaggcagcacatcaacaccagtactggtggtgcagtacgaaatgcagaagtcttcTGCATTCAGGGAGGATGAGACAGACGGCCCTAGAGctcctgctagaccgttaatggccactaaaaatagacactcagtacagagccctgtgggaacccattctcctggatattggaggaactatgggaggcaccaaattggacacagaaagtacggagaGAGAAGAAATTTCGGATGAAAATAGGAAGCTGCTCTGAGACCCCACTTGCATAATGTGGCGAGCATATGATGTCGCCAGATGGTGTCacgcttttcgtaaataaaaactgCAACCACGTGTTTCCATCtgaaaaaggctgttcagatgacaGAATCGGTGGACAAAATATTATCAGTgttagagcgaccctggcggaagctgccctgacatggagccagtaggccacgtgactccaagaCCTAAGCCAACTgatgacacaccatacgttccagcaccttacaaagaaattttgtgaggctgatgggccggtagTTATCCATGTCAAGCTGGTTTTGACTGGGTTTGAGCATTAGAATGatagtgctctcccgccattgcgatggaaagacgccatttcACCAGATctgaggagatgttgcttgtagtcaggcaagagatgtttaatcatctggctgtggatgcaatcAGGCCCAGAAGCTGTGCCAGGGCAATCTGCAAGGGCAATGAGcatctcccactctgtaaatgaggcgttacaggattcactgtggtgtgaagtgactttcccttccagccattTGGGAGTGCGTAAATCTTGCAGGTAGTTCTCAGTTGCAGAGGCTCCAGCATAgtactcagcaaagtgctcagcaatctcGTTTTGCGTcacatttatgttaacactgggaacaACTTTAGGGGTCTggtccccgaaaacacgtttgatctttctCAGACCTGGGACGGTGACATGTAGCAGCCTATGGTGGAGatttatctctcccaacactcctccttccgttGTTTGGTAAAGTAGCGAAAAAGGGAACATAGATGTTTAAAAGCTATGAGGTGTTCAGGGAAGGGTACCGCTTATGACGCTGTAGAGCTCGCCACCAAGGGAGTGCCTTACACCTTGggtaccctaaagagcgagggaccgcgttttctgctgcaaaaaacaattgtagtcacctgctctaccatcacatcgatgttactgtgtgggggagattcaatggtgacagcagatgatagtttcccagtccaccttgtttaaagcccatcttggcgGTCGTCCTTGGGCCTGACACtgaggcagtgacaggaagatggcgaAGTGGTCACTACgatacaggtcgtcatgtgctctccagtgggtagatgggagaaaaattgaaaaattaatgaCTAAGTAGCTGCCATGAGCCAACTGAAATGtgttaagaggcagaggtcgaacagcCAGTAAAGTTTGACATGTCTGCCTCAGCTAGTAAGCATAGTACCACCACACAAGGCATAGGGTGTTaatatctcccaaaagtaggaaaggtttagggagctgatcagtcagtgcagctaatacattccggagtactgcaccatttggaggaagatatacattgcagtcagttatttcctgcatcgtcattttggttggttggttgattggggttgaagggaccaaacagcaaggtcattagtcccttgtttcaaatgtgataCATTCAGATAgtttgacatctcagaaaagtcagaacgataaaagggaaaaggctaaacgtaaaagtgcagtcatgtcgtcaatggtaaaaacaaaatgagaagTCCGCAAGAGAGTGACCTCAAGGCTATGCTAGaagcaggaaatatcccacctctga
This genomic stretch from Schistocerca cancellata isolate TAMUIC-IGC-003103 chromosome 5, iqSchCanc2.1, whole genome shotgun sequence harbors:
- the LOC126188799 gene encoding ankyrin repeat domain-containing protein 65-like, which codes for MTPLMRALEARNESTAALLLEAPCCLEPAADAAGLTPLHWAARAGMPGAAARLLGAGCPAWAPDAAGRDALTWALLADDEQTAAALVRLAGFRQRADHFGRTAAHVAATRAGAPAVLELLRRGARADAVDAEGLTPLTCALRYNAADVADIVRCYSAGAAATGAAEDHDME
- the LOC126188800 gene encoding ankyrin repeat domain-containing protein 65-like; this translates as MMLECEEPLPFPSDCGALDATEAKVEAAIASLMEAVPAGMAQHAPPLIAAAAVDDRKTIRRFAESEYGPNYRGAGGKTSLHWAVGVGDEAILRSLLVLGRRCATGLDLEAVDRNGFTALHYAAVTRKLSATRLLLEAGAQVDCRDLDGQTPLMKAARWDDAAQCGALLGAGADAAATDAAGQTVLHVAAAAGATGALRLLLSARGAADAAGAADALGRTALHCALRRSRLEAARMLLPAAAYTPRVDDTGSTELHWAAANGAPDIVEHLLRLGPPR